A single window of Halobacillus naozhouensis DNA harbors:
- the queC gene encoding 7-cyano-7-deazaguanine synthase QueC, producing the protein MDKNKAVVVFSGGQDSTTCLFWALEKYEEVEAVTFDYNQRHNQEIEVAKEIAHDLKVEHHVLDMSLLSQLAPNALTRDDIEVKDGEDGELPSTFVPGRNLLFLSFAAILAKQVGAKHVITGVCETDFSGYPDCRDVFIKSLNVTLNLSMDDQFVVHTPLMWLDKAQTWELADQLGAFSYVREKTLTCYNGVRGDGCGECPACNLRQNGLDTYLEQREEVGS; encoded by the coding sequence ATGGATAAAAATAAAGCAGTTGTGGTTTTTAGCGGAGGACAGGATAGTACTACCTGTTTATTCTGGGCTCTTGAAAAATATGAGGAAGTTGAAGCTGTGACGTTTGATTATAACCAGCGTCATAATCAGGAAATTGAAGTGGCTAAAGAAATCGCCCATGATCTAAAGGTGGAGCACCATGTACTGGATATGTCCTTATTAAGCCAGTTGGCCCCCAATGCTTTAACGAGAGATGACATCGAAGTAAAAGATGGTGAAGATGGAGAGTTGCCATCGACTTTCGTTCCTGGTCGTAATTTATTGTTCTTATCGTTTGCAGCGATTTTGGCAAAACAAGTTGGAGCAAAGCATGTCATTACAGGGGTGTGCGAAACCGATTTTAGCGGCTACCCTGATTGCCGTGACGTTTTTATCAAATCACTAAACGTCACACTGAATTTATCCATGGATGACCAGTTTGTCGTCCACACACCGTTAATGTGGCTTGATAAAGCCCAGACGTGGGAGCTTGCTGATCAGCTCGGCGCTTTTTCTTATGTAAGAGAGAAAACATTAACTTGCTATAATGGGGTTCGCGGTGATGGCTGCGGAGAATGTCCAGCCTGTAATCTCAGACAAAACGGTCTTGACACTTACCTTGAGCAACGTGAAGAGGTGGGCAGCTAA
- a CDS encoding YqaE/Pmp3 family membrane protein: MLYILAILLPPVAVLFTGKPLKALLNLLLTMIFYVPGAVHAAVVVKGHYDSKK, encoded by the coding sequence ATGTTATATATTCTAGCGATACTATTGCCGCCGGTAGCGGTTCTATTTACAGGAAAACCGTTAAAAGCGTTATTAAACTTACTCTTAACGATGATCTTTTATGTGCCAGGTGCTGTACACGCAGCTGTGGTCGTTAAAGGACATTATGATAGTAAAAAATGA
- the queE gene encoding 7-carboxy-7-deazaguanine synthase QueE, protein MNKFPVLEIFGPTIQGEGMVVGRKTMFVRTAGCDYSCSWCDSAFTWDGSAKEEVQRLTTEEVVQQLKETGGDHFDHVTISGGNPALLKNLHELIDALHELSIEVALETQGSRWQDWFLTIDDLTISPKPPSSNMTTNWNVLDDIVERLKSNGRLEHTSLKVVIFGEEDLKYAEQVHQRYPAIPFFLQVGNDDLQESEPARLASDLLTKYEWLIDQVVASTTLNHVRVLPQVHALLWGNKRGV, encoded by the coding sequence ATGAATAAATTCCCTGTCTTAGAAATCTTCGGACCTACCATTCAAGGAGAAGGTATGGTAGTTGGAAGAAAAACAATGTTTGTCCGTACTGCTGGATGTGACTACAGCTGTTCCTGGTGTGATTCGGCTTTCACTTGGGATGGCAGTGCTAAAGAAGAAGTGCAGCGCCTCACGACTGAGGAAGTTGTCCAGCAGCTTAAAGAAACCGGCGGCGACCATTTTGACCATGTGACGATATCCGGCGGCAATCCGGCCCTGTTAAAAAACCTTCATGAATTAATTGATGCGCTTCATGAATTAAGTATAGAAGTAGCACTTGAAACCCAGGGGAGCCGCTGGCAAGACTGGTTTCTAACCATCGATGATTTAACAATCTCGCCCAAACCCCCAAGTTCTAACATGACAACCAACTGGAATGTGTTAGACGACATCGTTGAACGTTTGAAGTCAAATGGCAGGCTGGAGCACACAAGCCTTAAAGTGGTTATTTTTGGAGAGGAAGACCTTAAGTATGCCGAGCAGGTCCACCAACGATATCCTGCTATTCCCTTCTTCCTTCAAGTCGGGAATGATGATTTACAGGAATCTGAACCTGCTCGTTTAGCCTCAGATCTTTTAACAAAATATGAATGGCTGATCGACCAAGTCGTTGCTTCTACGACTCTTAACCATGTGCGTGTGCTGCCGCAAGTACATGCCTTGCTTTGGGGTAACAAGCGCGGCGTATAA
- the queD gene encoding 6-carboxytetrahydropterin synthase QueD — protein MQQYGFTIVENLQKIDEDIKRHELKYHNKRVLVSKEFTFDAAHHLHCYEGKCKNLHGHTYKVIFGISGYVDDIGIVIDFGDIKTIWKEQIEVHLDHRYLNDTLPQMNTTAENMVFWIYEKMDQALNNQRDDLRTEFVKLYETPTSYAEARREWMNDE, from the coding sequence ATGCAGCAGTACGGGTTTACCATCGTAGAAAACTTGCAGAAAATTGATGAAGATATTAAGCGGCATGAACTGAAATATCATAACAAACGGGTGCTTGTCAGTAAGGAGTTCACCTTTGATGCCGCCCACCATTTGCATTGTTATGAAGGAAAGTGTAAAAACCTTCACGGCCATACGTATAAAGTCATTTTTGGCATTAGTGGGTACGTCGACGACATTGGGATTGTCATCGACTTTGGGGACATTAAGACCATCTGGAAAGAGCAAATTGAAGTCCACCTCGACCACCGTTATTTGAACGACACATTGCCACAGATGAATACAACAGCTGAAAATATGGTGTTCTGGATCTATGAGAAAATGGACCAGGCCTTAAACAATCAGCGAGATGATCTGCGTACGGAATTCGTTAAACTTTATGAAACACCAACAAGCTATGCCGAGGCTAGACGGGAGTGGATGAACGATGAATAA
- a CDS encoding beta-N-acetylhexosaminidase family protein gives MLATRPRLFFSLFILFITSLMMVSSVYAEKSEGDDELEINPKPQEVKKLGEGFPLTPVVGLVVGEDTDESAIREVEQALKEADVKRIIRKTDEESTPNTPVTIWIGRPSVNTKVVEVLENSEVDGPEKLQDEGYVVVSQSKDKKQIVLAGKDKAGTFYAAQTFEQLIKEKQGRDWIPAVEIRDWPDMDIRGSIEGFYGPPWSHKDRLSQLEFYSENKMNSYIYAPKDDPYHREKWREPYPEEELSELQELVDKANDNHIEFTFSLSPGNTVCYSGDQDFDLLMDKMQAVWDLGVRSYAIFLDDISYDLHCEQDKEKFGDQPDPTAAAQAYLLNRFNQEFIQTHEGAERLITVPTDYAGNHTNTYREQFAELVDDQIVVMWTGPAVVPEEITSEGAAKVSEIFQHDLLIWDNYPVNDFERKRLFLGPLVKRDADLTENGVIGLTANPMNEAEASKIPLYTIADYTWNSYAYNPEESWERSIKSFGGDAAEALRTFAENSYSSRITDKESLTLSPLIEKFWQSYESSDAQQAAANLIAEFENIQSVPERLRENMDNQRFLDEVGPYLEKLKLSGKAGVTAVQLLMAEKAEDSNDANQYREKLMAQIKKLEEIPQQVGKFVIKPFLFQAVYGEYVLSRPLDGINKFRGAGELIQYTPEHGDTTGTNIYGYEVTVVEGKVVNRGGNNSPIPDNGYVLSIHGSDWLMENALMGAKVEIKGGRVLITIPKQ, from the coding sequence TTGTTAGCGACAAGACCGCGGTTGTTTTTCAGTTTGTTCATTCTGTTCATCACGTCATTGATGATGGTCAGCTCCGTATATGCGGAGAAGAGCGAAGGGGATGATGAGTTAGAGATTAATCCCAAACCTCAGGAAGTGAAAAAGCTTGGTGAAGGATTCCCATTGACCCCTGTTGTAGGTTTGGTTGTTGGGGAGGATACAGATGAATCAGCTATCCGCGAAGTCGAACAAGCTTTAAAAGAAGCAGATGTTAAACGAATTATTCGAAAGACAGATGAGGAGTCAACACCAAATACTCCTGTTACAATCTGGATTGGGAGACCTTCTGTAAACACGAAGGTGGTGGAAGTGTTAGAGAATTCGGAAGTGGATGGGCCTGAAAAGCTGCAGGATGAAGGATATGTAGTAGTTTCTCAAAGTAAAGATAAAAAGCAAATTGTTCTGGCAGGAAAGGATAAGGCTGGGACGTTTTATGCGGCTCAGACGTTTGAACAGCTCATAAAAGAAAAGCAAGGACGGGATTGGATTCCAGCTGTAGAAATACGTGATTGGCCTGATATGGATATCCGTGGTTCGATTGAAGGTTTTTACGGCCCTCCCTGGTCACATAAAGATCGTCTAAGTCAGCTGGAGTTTTACAGTGAGAATAAAATGAATAGCTACATTTATGCCCCGAAAGATGATCCTTATCATAGAGAAAAGTGGCGTGAACCCTATCCTGAAGAAGAGTTAAGTGAGCTGCAGGAGCTGGTGGATAAAGCCAATGACAATCATATTGAATTTACATTTTCCCTTTCACCAGGAAATACAGTTTGTTATTCAGGGGATCAGGATTTTGATTTATTAATGGATAAAATGCAAGCTGTGTGGGACCTAGGAGTTCGCTCCTATGCGATTTTTCTCGATGATATCAGCTACGATCTTCACTGTGAGCAGGACAAGGAGAAATTCGGAGATCAACCTGATCCGACGGCTGCCGCTCAAGCTTATCTGTTAAATCGGTTTAATCAGGAGTTTATTCAAACTCATGAAGGAGCCGAGCGGTTAATTACAGTCCCGACGGATTACGCTGGAAATCATACGAACACGTATCGTGAACAATTTGCTGAATTAGTTGATGATCAGATTGTAGTAATGTGGACAGGCCCTGCAGTTGTCCCTGAGGAAATAACTTCTGAAGGGGCAGCAAAGGTCTCGGAAATCTTTCAGCATGATCTGTTAATTTGGGACAATTATCCTGTAAATGACTTTGAGAGAAAACGTTTATTTTTGGGACCTTTAGTCAAAAGGGATGCCGACTTAACGGAAAACGGAGTCATCGGCTTGACCGCGAATCCTATGAATGAGGCAGAAGCTTCGAAGATTCCGCTATACACCATTGCTGATTATACATGGAATTCTTATGCCTACAATCCAGAGGAGTCATGGGAACGCAGCATTAAGTCTTTTGGAGGTGATGCTGCAGAAGCATTGAGAACTTTTGCAGAAAACTCTTACTCCTCCCGTATTACAGATAAAGAGTCGTTAACGTTAAGTCCTTTAATTGAGAAGTTTTGGCAGTCATACGAATCATCAGATGCACAACAAGCAGCAGCAAACTTGATTGCTGAATTTGAAAATATACAATCCGTACCGGAAAGATTACGAGAGAATATGGATAATCAGAGATTCCTGGATGAGGTAGGTCCATATCTTGAGAAATTAAAATTATCCGGGAAAGCTGGTGTTACAGCTGTACAACTACTAATGGCAGAGAAAGCCGAAGACTCAAATGATGCTAATCAGTATAGAGAGAAGCTTATGGCTCAAATCAAAAAGCTTGAAGAAATACCACAGCAGGTTGGTAAATTTGTGATAAAACCATTTCTGTTCCAGGCTGTCTATGGAGAATATGTACTGTCCAGGCCGCTTGATGGTATCAACAAATTTAGGGGGGCTGGGGAACTTATCCAATATACTCCTGAGCATGGTGATACCACAGGCACTAACATTTATGGGTATGAGGTGACTGTAGTAGAAGGAAAGGTAGTTAATAGAGGTGGCAACAATTCACCTATCCCAGACAATGGGTACGTGCTGAGTATTCATGGTAGTGATTGGCTAATGGAGAATGCTTTAATGGGGGCAAAAGTCGAAATTAAGGGTGGTCGAGTACTTATTACTATCCCTAAGCAATAG